The Candidatus Methylomirabilota bacterium genome includes a region encoding these proteins:
- a CDS encoding ABC transporter substrate-binding protein — protein MKRVRVPMIGLLALAVVLGPLTGVVSAQSQGIFIPLLVYRTGPYAPSGIPIANGFVDYFSLLNERDGGVNGVKIIWEECETQYDTKQGVECYERLKGKGPVLVNPYSTGITYQLIPKAPVDKVVVFSMGYGMTAAADGRWFPWVFSFPTTYWSQASAVIRYMGQQEGGLEKLKGKKIVHIFHNSPYGKEANPTLEDLARKYGFELTLLAVDHPGQEQKATWLQVRRLNPDWIFMSGWGVMNQVAVKEAVATGIKMDRFIGNWWSASEADVVPAGEAAKGYKGATFHAPGTNFKVFQEIVKHVYDKGKGAGKKEEMGAALYNRGIVNAMLSAEAIRTAMAKYGNKALTSEQVRWGFENLNLTEQRLDQMGMKGFTHPIKVTCEDHEGNGPVLIQQWDGKKWSIVSDWIAPMREVVRPKLEAAAVEEGKKLSYTQRDCAKEK, from the coding sequence ATGAAGCGAGTGAGAGTGCCAATGATCGGTCTCCTGGCCCTGGCCGTCGTGCTCGGGCCCCTGACCGGCGTCGTGTCCGCGCAGTCGCAGGGGATCTTCATTCCCTTGCTCGTCTACCGGACGGGTCCCTATGCGCCGAGCGGCATCCCCATCGCCAACGGCTTCGTGGACTACTTCTCGCTGCTCAATGAGCGCGATGGCGGCGTCAATGGCGTCAAAATCATCTGGGAGGAGTGCGAGACCCAGTACGACACCAAGCAAGGCGTCGAGTGCTACGAGCGCCTCAAGGGCAAGGGCCCTGTTCTCGTGAACCCGTACAGCACGGGCATCACCTACCAGCTCATTCCGAAAGCTCCCGTCGACAAGGTGGTGGTCTTCTCCATGGGCTACGGCATGACGGCAGCGGCCGACGGGCGCTGGTTCCCCTGGGTCTTCAGCTTCCCCACCACGTACTGGAGCCAGGCCTCGGCGGTCATCCGCTACATGGGCCAGCAGGAAGGCGGGCTGGAGAAGCTCAAGGGCAAGAAGATCGTCCACATCTTTCACAACAGCCCCTACGGCAAAGAAGCGAATCCCACCCTCGAGGATCTGGCCCGGAAGTACGGCTTCGAGCTGACCCTGCTGGCCGTGGATCATCCCGGGCAGGAGCAGAAAGCGACCTGGCTGCAGGTCCGGCGACTCAACCCCGACTGGATCTTCATGTCGGGCTGGGGCGTGATGAATCAGGTCGCGGTGAAGGAAGCCGTGGCCACCGGCATCAAGATGGACCGCTTCATCGGCAACTGGTGGTCGGCAAGCGAGGCCGACGTCGTCCCCGCGGGCGAGGCCGCCAAGGGCTACAAAGGCGCCACCTTCCACGCGCCGGGCACGAACTTCAAGGTTTTCCAGGAGATCGTCAAGCACGTCTATGACAAGGGCAAGGGCGCGGGGAAGAAGGAAGAGATGGGGGCCGCCCTCTACAACCGCGGCATCGTCAATGCGATGCTCTCCGCGGAGGCGATTCGCACGGCCATGGCGAAATACGGCAACAAGGCGCTGACGAGCGAGCAGGTGCGGTGGGGGTTCGAGAACCTCAACCTGACCGAACAGCGGCTCGATCAGATGGGGATGAAGGGCTTCACGCATCCGATCAAGGTGACGTGCGAGGATCACGAGGGTAATGGCCCCGTGCTCATCCAGCAGTGGGACGGCA